The Monomorium pharaonis isolate MP-MQ-018 chromosome 5, ASM1337386v2, whole genome shotgun sequence genome includes a window with the following:
- the LOC105836111 gene encoding RCC1 and BTB domain-containing protein 1 yields the protein MFRVQEKEGDESYNSFRWQLLLRSCTEYLEIKTEKSGHIDPSIHPAKVDFMFSKKIKMLITNYLYESFLLYTEDGEGYSWYNRRLYSGPFRDDERFEIENRGNLNDVTERLSKIDYYYSQRLDWMSSTRIVKTAICGFTFLILTDDEKLYYHYGHVQMCQYLAQMNIKGKITSFGCGQNFFVVATDLGETYTWSLKWYGQMFISPFTIEEPDTVEELSNKTIVKVVCGDGHTLALSDRGKVYAWGRNDNKQSNPDIDFGCITSPEKVNIPNVEQVSDIAVMRNSSFAKSSENGLVYIWGPLVFDKFVCEFAVCEYTNVFDVCNSMTGQSPTTSDRHVHTDGEFNILNNLEAIFDDPWTSDFMIKVETKTIYVHTAILKIRTSQYSFFRSILHSNMIENNQWSVTFNRYSYDMYKAYLKYFYTGKIDFSCVEDLLVLLVMADQYCDENIKRDCIRMIKKEITVSNVFLIFKVATHFSEELEKYCIKFYLKNANDILKTDSFTQLDLHTVIEFSERAANLFPRIFEN from the exons atgtttcgCGTTcaagagaaagaaggagatGAAAGTTATAATTCGTTCAGATGGCA GCTTTTGTTGCGATCATGCACCGAATATTTAGAGATAAAAACCGAGAAAAGTGGCCATATCGATCCTAGCATTCATCCGGCTAAAGTAGATTTTATGTTCAgcaaaaagataaagatgCTAATCACTAATTACTTGTACGAAAGTTTTTTGCTGTATACTGAAGATGgagaa GGATATAGTTGGTATAACCGGCGTCTTTATAGCGGGCCTTTTAGAGATGACGAAAGATTTGAAATCGAAAACAGAGGAAATTTAAACGACGTTACAGAGAGATTATCTAagatagattattattattctcagAGACTTGATTGGATGAGCAGTACACGCATTGTGAAAACTGCAATTTGTGGTTTTACCTTTCTCATTTTAACTGATGATGAAAAA TTATATTACCACTACGGCCATGTACAAATGTGTCAGTATTTGGCTCAAATGAATATTAAAGGGAAGATTACATCCTTTGGTTGCGGTCAGAATTTCTTTGTGGTGGCCACCGATCTCGGCGAAACATACACTTGGTCTCTAAAATGGTACGGACAAATGTTTATATCTCCCTTCACGATAGAAGAACCAGATACAGTGGAGGAACTCTCCAACAAAACAAtag TTAAGGTAGTCTGTGGAGATGGGCACACACTTGCACTGAGTGACCGAGGGAAAGTTTACGCTTGGGGTAGAAATGATAATAAACAATCGAATCCCGATATCGATTTCGGCTGCATCACTTCTCCTGAGAAg GTGAATATACCTAATGTAGAGCAAGTGTCGGACATTGCTGTTAtgagaaattcaagttttgcAAAGTCCAGCGAGAATGGACTCGTTTATATATGGGGACCTCTTGTGTTTGACAAGTTCGTTTGCGAGTTTGCTGTCTGCGAGTATACAAACGTATTTGACGTGTGCAATTCGATGACGGGTCAATCGCCAACTACCTCGGACCGTCATGTGCACACAGACGGAGAATTTAacatattgaataatttgGAAGCTATATTCGACGATCCT TGGACGAGCgattttatgataaaagtCGAGACGAAAACTATTTACGTCCACACAGCTATCCTGAAAATTCGTACTTCACAATATTCGTTTTTCAGAAGTATATTACATTCTAATATGATAGAAAACAATCAATG gtCTGTGACATTTAATCGTTATTCGTATGACATGTATAaagcttatttaaaatatttctataccgGTAAAATCGATTTCTCATGCGTAGAAGATCTGTTGG TTCTTCTAGTAATGGCCGATCAGTACTGTgacgaaaatattaaaagagatTGTATTCGAatgataaagaaagaaattactGTATCAAAcgtatttcttattttcaaaGTGGCAACACACTTTAGTGag GAATTGGAGAAgtattgcattaaattttatttgaaaaacgcAAATGATATATTGAAGACGGACAGTTTTACACAGTTAGATTTACATACGGTAATTGAGTTTTCAGAAAGAGCCGCTAATCTCTTTCCacgtatttttgaaaattaa